A single genomic interval of Lathyrus oleraceus cultivar Zhongwan6 chromosome 7, CAAS_Psat_ZW6_1.0, whole genome shotgun sequence harbors:
- the LOC127104523 gene encoding uncharacterized mitochondrial protein AtMg00810-like: MQSEFDALIQNKTWDLVPRPCDANLIRCMWFFRHKKNSDGSFERYKARLVGDGKSKVAGVDCDETFSPMVKPDTIRTVLTIALSKSWNIHQLDIHNSFLHGDLHETVYMHQPLASEFAMKDLGPLSYFLGIAVSRHPDGIFLSQSTYASEIIERAGMESCKPSVTPVDTKQKLITSSGTSYEDPSLYRSLVGAIQYLTFTQPDISYDVQQVCLHMHAPRMEHMHALKRIFRYAQGTLHFGLHLSSSPITKLIFYTNVDWGGRPDTRRSASGYCVFLGDNLISWSSVPVLKPNIGGCQCCL; this comes from the exons atgcaatctgaatttgatGCTCTTATTCAAAATAAGACGTGGGATTTAGTTCCTCGTCCTTGTGATGCTAATCTTATTCGATGTATGTGGTTTTTTAGGCATAAGAAAAATTCGGATGGCTCCTTTGAGCGTTATAAGGCTCGTCTTGTAGGTGACGGCAAGTCAAAGGTTGCAGGTGTGGATTGTGATGAGACTTTTAGCCCCATGGTGAAACCCGATACCATTCGAACAGTGCTTACCATTGCTCTCTCCAAATCCTGGAACATTCATCAACTGGATATCCATAATTcctttttacatggtgatcttcaTGAGACGGTTTACATGCATCAGCCATTGG CATCTGAGTTTGCAATGAAGGATTTGGGCCCTCTGAGTTACTTTCTGGGTATTGCAGTATCTCGTCATCCTGATGGCATATTTCTCAGTCAAAGCACTTATGCTTCAGAGATCATTGAACGTGCTGGCATGGAATCCTGTAAACCATCAGTCACTCCTGTTGACACCAAGCAGAAACTCATCACCTCCTCTGGCACTTCTTATGAGGATCCCTCCTTGTATCGGAGTCTTGTAGGGGCCATACAGTATCTCACCTTCACTCAACCTGATATATCATATGATGTTCAACAAGTTTGTCTTCACATGCATGCCCCTCGCATGGAACACATGCATGCTCTTAAGCGCATTTTCCGTTATGCTCAGGGCACCTTACATTTTGGACTACACTTATCCTCGTCTCCCATTACAAAGCTTATCTTCTACACAAACGTTGATTGGGGTGGACGTCCTGACACCAGACGTTCTGCATCTGGTTACTGTGTTTTTCTAGGTGACAACCTTATTTCTTGGTCTTCCGTTCCAGTGTTGAAGCCGAATATAGGGGGTTGCCAATGTTGTCTCTGA